The Candidatus Phaeomarinobacter ectocarpi genome includes a region encoding these proteins:
- a CDS encoding DAPG hydrolase family protein — protein MNKWIFGAVALAALIVAAFGWPPFSGGPSGKGVLGDGYMSTETGVQRQPNGVYQVSALTRMPDVKADMVRWWFADYLQTTEHYKRWHPTAHVWMDWENKVPGAYVGASHLVHEYIGTELVKLRIQFVPPEEILADADLKPGDVAVCARVGLLETPIYVARMCHIVRDTAFGAEMRSRFWMGHVARREGNDSVTSIEGVFGNTYLARRLAISEADAVALMVHAIEEMGTLADFLPDLHAQETGSFPAPTPSVDLQTGN, from the coding sequence ATGAACAAGTGGATCTTTGGGGCGGTAGCTCTTGCAGCGCTGATCGTGGCGGCGTTTGGCTGGCCGCCGTTCTCCGGGGGGCCGAGCGGCAAGGGCGTTCTTGGCGATGGCTACATGTCCACAGAAACCGGGGTTCAGCGTCAGCCGAATGGTGTGTATCAAGTGTCAGCCCTGACACGCATGCCCGACGTGAAGGCCGACATGGTGCGCTGGTGGTTTGCCGACTATCTGCAGACCACAGAGCACTACAAACGCTGGCACCCGACGGCACATGTGTGGATGGATTGGGAAAACAAAGTGCCCGGCGCGTATGTTGGCGCCAGCCATCTGGTGCACGAGTACATCGGGACCGAACTGGTAAAGCTACGCATCCAGTTTGTGCCGCCGGAGGAAATCCTCGCGGATGCAGATCTCAAGCCGGGTGATGTCGCAGTCTGCGCGCGTGTCGGTCTTCTGGAAACGCCGATTTATGTCGCGAGGATGTGTCACATCGTTCGCGACACAGCGTTCGGTGCGGAAATGCGCAGCCGTTTCTGGATGGGTCATGTCGCGCGCCGCGAAGGGAACGACAGCGTCACATCCATTGAGGGCGTTTTCGGCAATACTTACCTTGCGCGCAGACTTGCGATCAGTGAAGCGGATGCCGTTGCCTTGATGGTGCATGCCATTGAGGAGATGGGTACGCTGGCGGATTTCCTACCCGACCTTCATGCACAGGAGACCGGATCGTTTCCTGCTCCGACGCCGTCAGTTGATCTGCAAACCGGCAACTAG
- a CDS encoding cytochrome P450 yields MTTANQTSPNGAIDVNDIPLAELDVSQPHLFKNDTWRPWFARLRAEAPVHYLADSENGPFWSVTSHDMTKAVDANHKVFSSEEGGIAIVDPQPLDGEQLMRDPSFISMDEPKHATQRKAVSPAVAPKNLAELEPLIRERAADILDNLPVGETFNWVDRVSVELTARMLATLFDFPYERRRDLIRWSDVATAVPKVTGEANDMGARRDALIECATTFYQLWQERAAQPPKFDFVSMLAHGEATKHLSEDPLLMLGNIILLIVGGNDTTRNSISGGVVALNQYPEEYQKLRDTPALIPNMVAETVRWQTPVIHMRRTALEDVELGGKTIRKGDKVVMWYLSGNRDEAVFPDADRLIIDRPNARQHVSFGFGVHRCMGNRLAEMQLRVLWEEIMKRFHTVEVVGEVERLSNNFIRGIASVPVRLHPL; encoded by the coding sequence ATGACAACGGCCAATCAGACGAGCCCGAACGGTGCCATCGATGTCAATGACATTCCGCTCGCGGAGCTGGATGTTTCCCAGCCGCATCTTTTCAAGAACGACACCTGGCGGCCGTGGTTCGCGCGGCTTCGGGCAGAAGCGCCGGTCCACTATCTCGCAGACAGTGAAAACGGTCCTTTCTGGTCGGTCACGAGCCATGACATGACCAAGGCGGTGGACGCGAACCACAAGGTGTTTTCGTCTGAAGAAGGTGGCATCGCCATTGTTGATCCGCAGCCCCTGGATGGGGAGCAGCTCATGCGCGACCCCTCCTTCATATCGATGGATGAACCCAAGCACGCGACCCAGCGTAAGGCCGTCTCGCCGGCTGTTGCGCCCAAGAACCTGGCAGAGCTTGAGCCCCTGATCCGCGAACGGGCGGCCGACATCCTCGATAACCTGCCTGTTGGCGAGACGTTCAACTGGGTGGACCGGGTGTCGGTGGAACTGACTGCCCGCATGCTGGCCACCCTGTTCGACTTTCCCTACGAGCGGCGGCGTGATCTCATCCGCTGGTCGGATGTCGCGACGGCTGTGCCCAAGGTCACGGGGGAAGCCAATGACATGGGTGCGCGGCGGGATGCGTTGATCGAGTGTGCAACGACCTTCTATCAACTGTGGCAGGAACGCGCTGCGCAGCCACCCAAGTTTGATTTCGTGTCGATGCTCGCGCATGGAGAGGCGACGAAACATCTGAGCGAAGATCCACTCCTTATGCTGGGCAATATCATCCTACTCATCGTTGGCGGCAATGACACGACACGCAACAGCATCAGTGGCGGCGTGGTTGCGCTTAATCAGTACCCTGAAGAATACCAGAAGCTGCGCGACACCCCCGCCCTTATTCCCAACATGGTGGCCGAAACCGTGCGTTGGCAGACGCCGGTCATCCACATGCGGCGCACGGCACTTGAGGATGTGGAGCTGGGTGGCAAGACCATTCGCAAAGGCGACAAGGTGGTTATGTGGTACCTGTCCGGCAATCGCGACGAGGCGGTGTTTCCTGATGCGGACCGTTTGATCATTGATCGCCCCAATGCCCGTCAGCATGTGTCATTCGGCTTTGGTGTTCATCGCTGCATGGGCAACCGGCTGGCGGAGATGCAGCTTCGTGTCTTGTGGGAAGAGATCATGAAGCGCTTCCACACAGTTGAGGTCGTGGGGGAGGTGGAGCGCTTGTCGAACAATTTCATTCGCGGGATCGCAAGCGTGCCCGTGCGGTTGCACCCGCTCTAG
- a CDS encoding glutathione S-transferase family protein encodes MLKLLGFPASNYYNMVKMALMEKGAEYEDVRVYSGSSDEFLAKSAMGKVPALETSQGSLSETSVILDYIEDTVEGPSFYPADPYERARARELVKFSELYLELPARRCFGEAFFGTGPVSQEVKDSVRPVIEKGCAAIKRRGSFSPYLAGNEITYADMVFLHSFPMAQGVAKIVFDWDLFEDLPEAAALLELLNERPTVKTIVADTAEGMKAFRKNYGMKD; translated from the coding sequence ATGCTGAAGCTACTCGGATTTCCGGCATCGAATTACTACAACATGGTCAAGATGGCTTTGATGGAAAAAGGTGCCGAATACGAAGACGTCCGCGTCTATTCCGGAAGCAGCGACGAGTTTCTCGCCAAGAGCGCCATGGGCAAAGTTCCCGCTCTCGAAACATCCCAAGGCTCCCTGAGCGAAACAAGTGTGATCCTGGATTACATCGAAGACACTGTTGAGGGTCCATCATTCTATCCAGCCGATCCCTATGAACGCGCCCGCGCCAGAGAACTCGTCAAATTCTCGGAACTCTATCTTGAGTTGCCTGCACGGCGGTGTTTCGGCGAAGCCTTTTTCGGCACAGGCCCCGTGTCACAGGAAGTCAAAGACAGCGTGCGCCCGGTAATCGAAAAAGGCTGTGCTGCCATCAAGCGACGGGGAAGCTTCTCGCCCTATCTGGCAGGCAATGAGATCACCTACGCAGACATGGTTTTCCTACACTCATTCCCCATGGCACAGGGCGTGGCAAAGATCGTGTTCGACTGGGACCTGTTCGAAGACCTGCCCGAAGCCGCAGCTCTGCTGGAACTTCTCAACGAGCGCCCAACCGTAAAGACGATCGTCGCGGATACCGCAGAAGGCATGAAAGCGTTCCGCAAGAACTACGGCATGAAGGACTAG
- a CDS encoding xanthine dehydrogenase family protein molybdopterin-binding subunit has product MNKWSRRGFIGAGLAGGTALVVGVAIRPGNPVGDLAKDAAFDGEQLVNAWVKIGEDNVVTAITPHTDMGQGALSTMAQMLADEMDADWDKMNVMSAPANGDYVSGEMARHFVAPGLDLGELLEPTIDGAFQLLAGSMDLYLTGGSFSVRSTGQKGMRVAGAAAREMLIGAAADSWGVPASEITTEKSQLFHKASGKSATYAEFAVAASEQSVPAQPTLKSIDQFKLMGTPAPRLDIPSKVDGTAMFGIDAKIPGQKMSYAAVLAAPVPGSKVATLDDAEARGMRGVTHVLNLGEFVAVVADSYWHAQQAINTVTATYTSAPTDNLDQAGMFKIFDAALNDAGDEGGDGLVDEGDVLDAFASAATKVEAEYQVPFLAHAAMEPINCTVWFHDGEAEVWIGTQSPLRCRSAAADVFGVSTDDVTVHLAHMGGGFGRRSDANMVTMASRIAKEVDAPIKMIWSREEDTQKSAYRNATTSRFKAGLDETGKPLSWDNIFLFHNDPADAAYVPYYDIASQRIRAVNDVELPLPFWAWRSVDHSQHGFFVESFVDEMAHAAGKDPLEFRMSMLGNSPRFAAVLKKAGEMSGWGSATAANHGRGVALVRSFNTIVAMVADVDMSSGSPLVKKVYCCADPGYAMNPDGFAAQMEGGIIYGLTAALYGDITIRNGAVEQSNFHDYQMLRMYESPEIVVEIINGNPDDIGGGGEPGTPPIGPAVANAVFNATGIRPRKLPLAGQSYSV; this is encoded by the coding sequence ATGAACAAGTGGTCCCGTCGTGGATTTATTGGCGCAGGTCTGGCAGGTGGTACGGCTCTGGTGGTTGGCGTTGCCATCCGTCCGGGCAATCCGGTTGGTGATCTTGCGAAAGACGCAGCCTTTGACGGCGAACAGCTGGTCAATGCGTGGGTGAAGATCGGTGAAGACAACGTGGTCACCGCGATCACGCCGCACACCGATATGGGGCAGGGCGCTCTGTCCACCATGGCGCAGATGCTGGCTGACGAGATGGACGCCGACTGGGACAAGATGAATGTCATGTCCGCACCGGCCAATGGCGACTATGTGTCTGGCGAAATGGCCCGTCACTTTGTGGCACCGGGTCTTGACCTGGGTGAACTTCTTGAGCCGACAATTGACGGCGCGTTTCAGCTGCTCGCAGGCTCCATGGACCTGTATCTGACAGGCGGTAGCTTCTCGGTCCGCTCTACCGGCCAAAAGGGCATGCGCGTCGCAGGTGCGGCAGCCCGCGAGATGCTCATTGGCGCTGCGGCTGACAGCTGGGGCGTTCCGGCGTCCGAGATCACCACTGAAAAGAGCCAGCTGTTCCATAAGGCGAGTGGCAAGTCGGCGACCTATGCCGAGTTTGCTGTCGCTGCGTCTGAGCAGAGCGTGCCGGCCCAGCCCACATTGAAGTCAATTGACCAATTCAAGCTGATGGGCACACCGGCGCCGCGGCTGGACATTCCGTCCAAGGTTGATGGCACGGCGATGTTCGGCATCGACGCCAAGATCCCCGGTCAGAAGATGAGCTACGCAGCTGTGCTGGCTGCTCCCGTGCCTGGCTCCAAGGTTGCCACCCTTGATGATGCAGAGGCCCGCGGCATGCGCGGCGTGACGCACGTGCTCAATCTGGGTGAATTTGTTGCCGTTGTTGCCGACAGCTACTGGCACGCGCAACAGGCCATCAACACGGTCACGGCGACCTACACGTCAGCACCGACGGACAACCTCGACCAGGCGGGCATGTTCAAGATCTTTGATGCTGCATTGAACGATGCGGGCGACGAAGGTGGTGACGGTCTGGTTGATGAAGGTGACGTGCTGGACGCCTTTGCGTCAGCTGCCACCAAGGTTGAAGCTGAGTATCAGGTTCCGTTCCTGGCCCACGCCGCAATGGAGCCGATCAACTGCACGGTCTGGTTCCATGATGGCGAAGCGGAAGTGTGGATCGGTACTCAAAGTCCCCTGCGCTGTCGTTCCGCGGCGGCTGACGTCTTTGGCGTCAGCACCGATGATGTGACAGTTCATCTGGCCCATATGGGCGGTGGCTTTGGTCGTCGTTCCGACGCCAACATGGTGACCATGGCATCTCGCATCGCCAAGGAAGTCGATGCGCCGATCAAGATGATCTGGTCGCGTGAAGAAGACACGCAGAAGTCGGCCTATCGCAACGCGACGACCAGCCGCTTCAAGGCAGGTCTGGATGAGACCGGTAAGCCGCTAAGCTGGGACAACATCTTCCTGTTCCACAACGACCCGGCTGATGCGGCCTACGTGCCCTATTACGACATTGCATCCCAGCGCATTCGTGCGGTGAACGACGTGGAATTGCCGCTTCCCTTCTGGGCATGGCGGTCTGTTGATCACAGCCAGCATGGGTTCTTTGTTGAGTCCTTTGTGGATGAGATGGCCCATGCGGCAGGCAAGGACCCACTTGAGTTCCGCATGTCGATGCTTGGTAACTCGCCGCGCTTTGCAGCTGTTCTCAAGAAAGCCGGAGAGATGTCGGGCTGGGGCAGTGCAACGGCTGCCAATCATGGCCGCGGTGTCGCCCTTGTACGGTCGTTCAACACGATCGTTGCCATGGTCGCAGATGTAGACATGAGCAGCGGGTCTCCGCTGGTGAAGAAAGTCTATTGCTGTGCCGACCCTGGCTACGCCATGAACCCGGACGGGTTTGCAGCGCAGATGGAAGGCGGCATCATCTACGGTCTGACCGCGGCACTCTATGGCGACATCACCATTCGCAACGGAGCGGTGGAGCAAAGCAACTTCCACGATTACCAGATGCTGCGGATGTATGAATCACCGGAGATCGTTGTTGAGATCATCAACGGCAATCCCGATGACATCGGTGGTGGTGGTGAACCTGGTACGCCGCCAATCGGGCCGGCTGTTGCCAATGCGGTGTTCAATGCAACTGGTATCCGTCCGCGCAAGCTGCCGCTTGCCGGCCAGTCCTACTCGGTCTAG
- a CDS encoding DUF1643 domain-containing protein, producing the protein MKIETRTDVAGMRCTAHFSDDEIYRYYLEWRWSNDPLLVVCMLNPSTATHEIMDPTIRGLIRRADAWRYGGIAVVNLFAYRSTSPKVMKKAPNPVGPDNDDMLVCVSEATGNTLPIVAAWGNHGRFQERDSKVLQMLKRPFSAFASNANGTPKHPLYVPRSLQPSDWYRPSH; encoded by the coding sequence ATGAAAATTGAGACGCGCACAGATGTCGCTGGAATGCGCTGCACCGCCCACTTCAGCGACGATGAAATTTATCGGTACTATCTTGAATGGCGGTGGAGTAACGATCCGTTGCTGGTTGTTTGCATGCTGAATCCTTCAACTGCCACGCATGAAATCATGGACCCCACCATTCGCGGCCTAATTCGCAGAGCCGACGCATGGCGATACGGAGGAATTGCTGTTGTGAACCTCTTCGCATATCGCTCAACTTCACCAAAAGTGATGAAAAAGGCGCCAAATCCTGTTGGACCAGACAATGATGACATGCTGGTTTGCGTTTCCGAGGCCACTGGTAACACGCTTCCGATAGTTGCGGCTTGGGGCAACCACGGCAGGTTTCAAGAGCGAGACAGCAAGGTCTTACAAATGCTCAAAAGACCATTTTCCGCCTTCGCGTCGAACGCCAATGGGACGCCGAAACACCCGCTCTATGTACCGCGCAGTTTGCAACCGTCTGATTGGTACCGGCCCTCGCATTGA
- a CDS encoding metal-dependent hydrolase: protein MDSLTQFALGAAVSTVCLGKTLGPRKAALLGGALGTIPDLDVFLPFDNPVDAFVLHRGWTHSLFVHAVAAPVIGELLVRTIKALKDHRWMVWLTVFLCFSTHALIDGITVYGTRLFWPFFEDPVGVGSLFIIDPLYTLPIVGVVIWALARSQWSLRLRNGLAAVLLFTTAYMGLSVVLQSHIENRAQAIFAKAGIEADRVFAIAGPLNTVVWKVIGMEDDRYHNLYLSLLDDESEPRIYTHPRHPELVAGLGDNDAFQKLEWFSRGYYRAELEGEQIVVSDLRMGLTPSYVFRFAIAEQRGDTVTSIPPVPLSNRTGTIGQDLDWLADRLVGQPTVRQAEADALPNCGTIVLTC, encoded by the coding sequence ATGGATTCGCTGACACAATTCGCGCTGGGTGCAGCTGTTTCCACTGTGTGTCTGGGAAAGACGCTTGGTCCACGCAAAGCCGCTCTTCTGGGTGGTGCACTGGGAACGATCCCTGACCTGGACGTCTTTCTGCCATTCGACAACCCGGTGGATGCCTTTGTGCTGCATCGCGGATGGACGCATTCCCTGTTCGTGCACGCGGTCGCAGCGCCGGTCATCGGTGAGCTGCTTGTGCGCACGATCAAGGCGCTCAAAGACCATCGCTGGATGGTCTGGCTGACGGTCTTTTTATGCTTTTCGACCCACGCGCTTATTGATGGCATCACGGTGTATGGCACGCGGCTGTTCTGGCCGTTTTTCGAGGACCCCGTCGGGGTCGGCTCGCTGTTCATCATCGACCCTCTGTATACATTGCCGATTGTCGGGGTCGTCATCTGGGCCCTGGCGCGCTCACAGTGGTCCCTGCGCTTGCGCAACGGGCTCGCTGCGGTGCTACTGTTCACCACGGCCTATATGGGGCTGAGTGTGGTTCTGCAGTCCCACATCGAAAACCGAGCACAGGCTATTTTTGCCAAAGCCGGCATTGAGGCGGACCGTGTCTTTGCAATTGCCGGGCCGCTCAACACAGTGGTGTGGAAAGTCATCGGGATGGAAGATGACCGGTACCACAATCTCTATCTCTCGCTGCTGGATGATGAGTCAGAGCCGCGCATCTACACCCATCCGCGGCACCCGGAGCTGGTGGCGGGGCTGGGCGATAACGACGCGTTCCAGAAGCTCGAATGGTTCAGCCGTGGCTACTATCGTGCCGAACTGGAAGGCGAGCAGATTGTTGTCTCTGATCTGCGCATGGGCCTTACGCCGAGCTACGTCTTCCGGTTTGCCATTGCGGAGCAGCGCGGCGACACGGTGACATCCATTCCTCCTGTACCGCTGAGCAATCGCACGGGTACCATCGGACAGGATCTGGACTGGCTTGCCGATCGCCTTGTTGGCCAGCCAACCGTGCGGCAGGCGGAGGCGGACGCCCTTCCAAACTGTGGGACAATTGTTTTGACCTGCTGA
- a CDS encoding acyl-CoA dehydrogenase family protein: MSEKARPLMDAVQAHIDQNVVPISDEFNALDAEKEDRWTWHPRQLELLDGAKAKAKESGLWNFFLPDSEFGEGLSNLDYAYIAAELGKYPLASETLNCSAPDTGNMEVLERVGTAAQQEKWLKPLLNGEIRSAYAMTEPGLPSSDAKNISTSAVLENGEWVINGEKFYISGAGDPRCKIMIVMVKTSPDAAPHKQQSQILVPKDTPGVEILEGMEVFGEDHAPRGHMHIKFNNVRVPEENILLGEGRGFEISQLRLGPGRIHHCMRSIGKAEKALELMVRRGATRDAFGKPLIKLGGNLEKVSRARIEINAMRLAVLQAAKAMDVLGNKEARVYISAVKAMVPEKVCQIIDDAIQIHGATGVSQWTPLASLYADIRHLRFADGPDEVHHMVVGRAEVQGYDLW; this comes from the coding sequence ATGTCTGAAAAGGCGCGTCCATTGATGGACGCCGTTCAGGCCCATATCGACCAGAATGTCGTTCCCATCTCTGACGAGTTCAACGCCCTCGATGCCGAAAAGGAAGACCGTTGGACCTGGCACCCACGCCAGCTCGAATTGCTCGACGGCGCCAAGGCGAAAGCCAAGGAGTCCGGCCTGTGGAACTTCTTCCTGCCGGATTCCGAGTTTGGTGAAGGTCTGTCCAATCTCGACTACGCCTACATCGCGGCCGAGCTTGGCAAGTACCCGCTTGCCTCAGAGACCCTGAACTGCAGCGCACCGGATACCGGCAACATGGAAGTGCTGGAACGCGTCGGCACCGCCGCACAGCAGGAGAAGTGGCTGAAGCCATTGCTGAACGGTGAAATCCGCTCGGCCTATGCCATGACCGAGCCCGGTCTGCCATCGTCTGATGCCAAGAACATTTCCACCAGCGCCGTGCTTGAAAATGGCGAATGGGTGATCAACGGCGAGAAGTTCTACATCTCCGGCGCCGGCGACCCGCGCTGCAAGATCATGATCGTCATGGTGAAGACCAGCCCGGATGCGGCACCGCACAAGCAGCAGTCGCAGATCCTTGTGCCCAAGGACACGCCGGGCGTTGAAATCCTCGAAGGCATGGAAGTGTTCGGCGAGGATCATGCCCCACGCGGTCACATGCACATCAAGTTCAACAATGTGCGCGTGCCTGAAGAAAACATTCTGCTGGGCGAAGGCCGTGGCTTTGAAATCTCACAGCTGCGCCTTGGACCAGGCCGCATCCATCACTGCATGCGCTCCATCGGCAAAGCCGAAAAGGCCCTGGAACTGATGGTGCGTCGCGGTGCCACGCGCGATGCCTTCGGCAAGCCACTTATCAAGCTGGGCGGCAATCTCGAAAAAGTGTCGCGCGCCCGCATCGAGATCAACGCCATGCGCCTTGCTGTATTACAGGCCGCCAAGGCCATGGACGTGCTGGGCAACAAGGAAGCCCGCGTCTACATCAGCGCCGTCAAAGCCATGGTGCCGGAGAAGGTCTGTCAGATCATTGATGACGCCATCCAGATCCACGGCGCCACCGGCGTCTCCCAGTGGACACCGCTCGCGTCTCTCTATGCAGACATCCGCCACCTGCGCTTCGCAGACGGTCCCGACGAAGTGCACCACATGGTCGTCGGCCGCGCCGAAGTGCAGGGCTATGATCTCTGGTAG
- a CDS encoding DUF3604 domain-containing protein, translating into MGRSQKIAIGAALLTVIAGAGYLGVQAYLQAPLFSEEDIAQMRADVAAQNEDAFHQPDVMPAAYSERSELRNVYFGELHTHSTLSFDAYLFGNRLSVDESYRFAKGEAMEGPTGELMQLTRPLDFAAITDHAEGFGLAEACDDVNRNEATQELCKTVQQPSAELFLELRRQGAQRPPVSAFALAIEDPEKERSYMEATWAHVVDMADQHNEPGRFTAFAAYEYSPPLEGTGKMHRNVIFRNGDVPSHAVSAFDALSEFDLWEQLEAGCDRPCEFLTIPHNPNKSWGLAFAGQTIDGDVYTAENWATRQRLEPLVEMFQIKGNSECALGMGTTDEECAIEQFLPRCETDDEIECIRPTSMVRDGLKKGLTLDEELGFNPLAVGLIGSTDTHNSNPGDAEEWDFRGAAAVFVGSAKSRLAPGRPGRSALKRNPGGIAAVWAEENTRDALFDAMKRKEVYATSGTRIGLRFFASFGFGDGVDPESPSIAAAYQSGVPMGGAIEGATGEKPSFLVQALKDPIDAPLDKVQIIKGWVEDGETRELVMDVACSGGRQPDAETKRCADTSADVDLADCAFDADGGAAQLSSLWTDETYVEGQKAFYYARVIQNPTCRWSTYDSLRLGLTPPEGVPATTTELAWSSPIWVN; encoded by the coding sequence ATGGGACGCTCACAAAAGATTGCCATTGGTGCGGCTTTGTTGACGGTGATTGCGGGTGCCGGCTACCTGGGGGTCCAGGCCTATTTGCAGGCCCCGCTTTTCTCAGAAGAAGACATCGCTCAGATGCGCGCCGATGTTGCCGCGCAGAATGAAGACGCCTTTCACCAACCTGATGTGATGCCAGCGGCTTATTCAGAGCGGAGCGAGCTGCGCAATGTCTATTTCGGTGAACTGCATACCCACTCCACCCTGTCCTTCGATGCCTATCTCTTTGGCAACCGGCTCTCGGTGGATGAGTCCTACCGGTTTGCAAAAGGCGAAGCGATGGAAGGCCCGACCGGAGAGCTGATGCAGCTCACCCGCCCCCTGGACTTTGCAGCCATCACTGATCACGCCGAAGGGTTCGGCCTGGCGGAGGCCTGCGACGACGTCAACCGGAATGAAGCAACGCAGGAATTGTGCAAGACAGTTCAGCAGCCCAGCGCCGAACTCTTTTTGGAGCTGCGGCGGCAGGGGGCTCAGCGCCCGCCGGTTTCAGCCTTCGCGCTTGCTATCGAAGATCCTGAAAAAGAGCGCAGCTACATGGAGGCGACATGGGCACACGTCGTGGACATGGCCGATCAGCACAATGAACCGGGCCGCTTCACGGCCTTTGCGGCTTATGAATATTCTCCGCCGCTGGAAGGCACCGGCAAGATGCACCGCAATGTCATATTCCGGAATGGAGATGTGCCGTCTCACGCTGTCTCTGCATTTGATGCCCTGTCAGAGTTTGACCTTTGGGAACAACTTGAAGCTGGCTGTGACCGCCCGTGCGAGTTTTTGACCATTCCGCACAACCCCAACAAATCGTGGGGACTGGCCTTTGCCGGTCAGACCATTGATGGCGATGTTTACACGGCTGAGAACTGGGCCACCCGGCAACGCCTGGAGCCGCTGGTGGAGATGTTCCAGATCAAGGGCAACTCGGAATGCGCCTTGGGTATGGGCACTACAGACGAAGAGTGTGCCATCGAGCAGTTTTTGCCACGCTGCGAAACAGACGACGAGATTGAATGCATCCGACCAACCTCAATGGTCCGCGACGGTTTGAAAAAAGGCCTGACGCTGGATGAAGAGCTTGGTTTCAATCCATTGGCAGTTGGCCTGATCGGCAGCACGGATACGCACAATTCCAATCCGGGCGATGCTGAAGAATGGGATTTTCGCGGCGCGGCTGCGGTGTTTGTGGGGTCTGCCAAATCACGTCTTGCTCCGGGTCGGCCTGGCCGTAGTGCGCTCAAGCGCAATCCGGGTGGCATTGCGGCTGTCTGGGCAGAGGAAAACACGCGGGATGCGTTGTTTGACGCCATGAAGCGCAAGGAAGTCTATGCCACCAGCGGGACACGCATTGGCCTTCGGTTCTTTGCCAGCTTTGGCTTTGGCGATGGGGTAGATCCAGAGTCTCCATCCATCGCGGCTGCCTACCAGTCCGGGGTGCCAATGGGTGGGGCGATTGAGGGTGCGACCGGCGAAAAGCCGTCCTTCCTCGTGCAGGCCCTCAAGGACCCGATTGATGCGCCTCTGGACAAGGTTCAGATCATCAAAGGCTGGGTTGAGGATGGGGAGACCCGCGAACTGGTGATGGATGTGGCGTGCAGCGGTGGTCGGCAGCCTGATGCGGAGACCAAAAGATGTGCTGATACATCTGCGGATGTGGATCTTGCTGACTGTGCTTTTGATGCGGATGGCGGCGCGGCTCAGCTGAGCAGCCTATGGACGGATGAGACCTATGTGGAAGGTCAAAAGGCGTTCTACTACGCCCGTGTCATCCAGAACCCGACCTGCCGATGGTCGACCTATGACAGTCTGCGACTGGGTTTGACGCCGCCAGAGGGTGTTCCAGCCACAACAACGGAACTGGCCTGGTCCTCGCCCATCTGGGTCAACTAG
- a CDS encoding (2Fe-2S)-binding protein, translated as MINVTINGKPEVLDVDPDMPILWVVREDLEMTGTKFGCGIAFCGACTVHLDGVPIRSCSTPISAAEGLEITTIEGLPDTDGKLAKVQQAWIDAQVPQCGYCQSGQLMSAAALLRDNPDPTDEDIDAAMSGNICRCGTYPRIRAAIKAAARA; from the coding sequence ATGATCAATGTGACGATTAACGGCAAACCTGAGGTTCTGGATGTTGATCCGGACATGCCCATTTTGTGGGTGGTCCGTGAGGACCTGGAGATGACCGGCACCAAGTTTGGGTGTGGCATTGCGTTCTGTGGGGCGTGCACCGTGCATCTTGATGGGGTGCCCATCCGCTCCTGCTCGACGCCGATCTCCGCTGCGGAAGGTCTGGAAATCACCACCATTGAAGGTCTGCCGGACACCGATGGCAAACTGGCCAAGGTTCAGCAGGCCTGGATCGATGCGCAGGTGCCGCAGTGTGGCTACTGCCAGTCCGGTCAGCTGATGTCTGCTGCAGCCCTTCTGCGCGACAACCCTGATCCGACTGACGAAGACATCGACGCTGCAATGTCCGGCAATATCTGCCGGTGCGGTACCTATCCACGCATCCGCGCGGCCATCAAAGCCGCAGCGCGCGCGTAA